A stretch of the Thunnus thynnus chromosome 7, fThuThy2.1, whole genome shotgun sequence genome encodes the following:
- the actn4 gene encoding alpha-actinin-4 isoform X5, with protein MVDYHAANNQYSAGGPPTYMEQENDWDRDLLLDPAWEKQQRKTFTAWCNSHLRKAGTQIENIEEDFRDGLKLMLLLEVISGERLPKPERGKMRVHKINNVNKALDFIASKGVKLVSIGAEEIVDGNAKMTLGMIWTIILRFAIQDISVEETSAKEGLLLWCQRKTAPYKNVNVQNFHISWKDGLAFNALIHRHRPELIDYDKLRKDDAVTNLNNAFEVAEKYLDIPKMLDAEDIVNTARPDEKAIMTYVSSFYHAFSGAQKAETAANRICKVLAVNQENEHLMEDYEKLASDLLEWIRRTIPWLENRAPEKTMAEMQQKLEDFRDYRRVHKPPKVQEKCQLEINFNTLQTKLRLSNRPAFMPSEGRMVSDINGAWHTLEGAEKGYEEWLLNEIRRLERLDHLAEKFRQKAAIHESWTDGKEAMLTQKDYETASLSEVKALLRKHEAFESDLAAHQDRVEQIAAIAQELNELDYYDSPSVNARCQKICDQWDTLGALTQSRRESLERTEKQLESIDELYLEYAKRAAPFNNWMEGAMEDLQDMFIVHNIEEIQGLITAHEQFKSTLPDANKEREAIQAIQAEVQKIAQYNGIKLSGTNPYTTITPQSIDNKWEQAQQLVPQRDQALQEELSKQQSNDHLRRKFATQANIVGPWIQTKMEEIGRISIEMNGTLEDQLTNLREYEQSIIEYKPNIDQLEGDHQLIQEALIFDNKYTAYTMEHLRVGWEQLLTTIARTINEIENQILTRDAKGISQEQLHEYRASFNHFDKTLGGGERGAKRVSIYSDIQHRRAR; from the exons ACGTTCACAGCGTGGTGTAACTCCCACCTGCGGAAGGCCGGCACGCAGATCGAAAACATCGAGGAGGACTTCAGGGATGGGCTCAAActcatgctgctgctggaagTCATCTCAG GCGAACGGTTACCCAAGCCTGAGCGAGGAAAAATGAGGGTCCACAAGATCAATAACGTGAATAAAGCTCTGGACTTCATCGCCAGCAAGGGAGTCAAACTCGTCTCTATTGGAGCAGAgg AAATCGTGGACGGAAACGCCAAGATGACCCTGGGAATGATCTGGACCATCATCCTCCGCTTCGCCATCCAGGACATCTCTGTAGAAG AGACCTCGGCTAAGGAGGGTCTTCTTTTGTGGTGCCAGAGGAAGACCGCTCCCTACAAGAATGTCAATGTGCAGAACTTCCACATTAG CTGGAAGGACGGTCTCGCCTTCAACGCTCTGATCCACAGACACAGACCTGAACTCATCGATTACGACAAGCTCAgaaag GATGACGCAGTGACCAATCTGAACAATGCCTTCGAGGTGGCTGAGAAATACCTGGACATCCCCAAGATGTTGGACGCAGAAG ACATTGTGAACACTGCTCGTCCAGATGAGAAAGCCATTATGACTTATGTGTCCAGTTTCTACCATGCCTTCTCTGGAGCACAGAAG GCTGAGACAGCCGCCAATCGTATCTGCAAAGTGTTGGCTGTCAACCAGGAGAACGAGCACCTGATGGAGGACTATGAGAAACTGGCCAGTGAT ctgctggagtGGATCCGCAGGACAATCCCCTGGCTGGAGAACCGAGCCCCAGAGAAAACCATGGCCGAGATGCAGCAGAAACTGGAGGACTTCAGAGACTACCGCCGTGTCCACAAACCACCCAAG gtcCAGGAGAAATGTCAGCTGGAGATTAACTTCAACACTCTGCAGACTAAACTGAGACTCAGCAACAGACCTGCCTTCATGCCGTCAGAGGGACGCATGGTGTCT GACATCAACGGAGCGTGGCACACTCTGGAGGGAGCAGAAAAAGGCTACGAGGAGTGGCTTCTCAACGAGATCAGACGTCTGGAGAGACTGGATCACCTGGCCGAGAAATTCCGCCAGAAGGCCGCCATCCACGAATCCTGGACCGACG GTAAGGAAGCCATGTTGACCCAGAAAGACTACGAGACTGCCTCCCTGTCAGAAGTCAAGGCGTTGCTACGGAAACACGAGGCCTTTGAGAGCGACCTGGCAGCCCATCAGGACAGAGTGGAGCAGATCGCCGCCATCGCACAAGAACTGAA tgaGTTGGACTACTACGACTCTCCCAGCGTCAACGCTCGCTGTCAGAAGATCTGCGATCAGTGGGACACCCTGGGAGCCCTCACCCAGAGCCGCAGGGAGTCACTGGAG aggacagagaagcaGCTGGAGTCGATAGATGAGCTCTACCTGGAGTACGCTAAGAGGGCGGCGCCCTTCAACAACTGGATGGAGGGAGCTATGGAGGACCTGCAGGACATGTTCATTGTCCACAACATTGAGGAGATCCAG GGTCTGATCACAGCTCACGAGCAGTTCAAGTCAACCCTGCCAGACGCCAACAAGGAGCGGGAGGCCATCCAGGCCATCCAGGCCGAGGTGCAGAAGATCGCCCAGTACAACGGCATCAAGCTGAGCGGAACCAACCCCTACACCACCATCACACCGCAGAGCATCGACAACAAATGGGAACAG gcgCAGCAGCTGGTGCCACAGCGTGACCAGGCCCTGCAGGAGGAGCTTTCCAAGCAGCAGTCCAACGACCATCTGAGACGCAAGTTCGCCACTCAAGCTAACATCGTCGGCCCCTGGATACAGACCAAGATGGAG GAAATCGGCAGGATATCCATCGAGATGAACGGCACTCTGGAGGACCAGCTGACCAACCTGAGGGAGTACGAGCAGAGCATCATCGAGTACAAACCCAACATCGACCAGCTGGAGGGAGACCACCAGCTCATCCAGGAGGCCCTTATCTTTGACAACAAATACACCGCCTACACAATGGAG CACCTCCGTGTGGGCTGGGAGCAGCTGCTGACCACCATCGCCAGAACCATCAACGAGATCGAGAACCAGATCCTGACGCGTGACGCCAAGGGCATCAGCCAGGAGCAGCTCCACGAGTACCGCGCCTCCTTCAACCACTTTGACAAG ACCTTAGGAGGGGGTGAGAGAGGAGCCAAACGTGTGAGTATTTATTCTGATATTCAACACAGGCGAGCACGTTGA